In the Corynebacterium gerontici genome, one interval contains:
- a CDS encoding sulfurtransferase, with translation MSVTISAEELAERIHSGSNNILLASLWSANEGGGFAQFNSEHIPTAKFCDPAAALAGTPGSAGGRNPLPTKDILDRWFNRWGLTDDRQVVVYDNFRGLYAARAWWVLKWAGVQDVVVLDGGQSHWEATGHQLIGGPGNPRGYANITSQPGQLPTASIEDVKKHDGILLDARERNRFAGRKEFLDLKAGHIPGAINIPTRDVLNEDLTFKSADELRKIFNDAGIESAENVIIYSGSGNHSAQVIMAMEIAGIGIPRHYIGGWSQWCANEKNPVERGD, from the coding sequence ATGAGCGTAACTATCTCTGCTGAAGAACTGGCTGAACGCATCCACTCAGGCAGCAATAACATCCTGCTTGCTAGCCTGTGGTCCGCAAACGAAGGCGGCGGTTTTGCCCAGTTCAATTCCGAGCACATTCCTACTGCGAAGTTCTGCGATCCTGCGGCGGCCTTGGCCGGTACGCCGGGTTCCGCTGGCGGGCGCAACCCATTGCCCACCAAAGATATTTTGGATCGTTGGTTCAATCGCTGGGGGCTGACCGATGACCGCCAGGTGGTGGTCTATGACAACTTCCGCGGCCTCTACGCTGCGCGTGCGTGGTGGGTGCTGAAGTGGGCTGGTGTGCAAGACGTGGTGGTGCTCGACGGTGGTCAGTCTCACTGGGAAGCGACCGGCCACCAGCTCATCGGCGGGCCCGGCAATCCGCGAGGTTACGCCAATATCACCTCACAGCCTGGTCAATTGCCCACGGCCAGCATCGAGGATGTGAAAAAGCACGACGGCATTCTCCTGGATGCGCGTGAGCGCAATCGTTTTGCAGGGCGCAAGGAGTTCCTTGACCTCAAGGCGGGCCACATTCCGGGAGCCATTAACATCCCCACTCGTGATGTGCTCAATGAGGATCTCACCTTCAAATCCGCAGATGAGTTGCGCAAAATTTTCAACGATGCGGGCATTGAGTCGGCCGAGAACGTCATCATCTATTCGGGTTCTGGTAACCACTCGGCGCAGGTCATCATGGCGATGGAGATCGCCGGGATTGGTATTCCTCGCCACTACATCGGTGGTTGGTCGCAGTGGTGCGCGAATGAGAAAAACCCGGTAGAGCGCGGCGACTAA
- the pyrE gene encoding orotate phosphoribosyltransferase has product MNESKKQQLAQLVKELAVVHGKVTLSSGKEADYYVDLRRATLHHEASRLIGELLRELTHDLNYVAVGGLTLGADPVATSIMHAEGRPIDAFVVRKEAKKHGMQRRIEGPDIVGKKVLVVEDTTTTGNSPLTAVAALREAGAEVVGVATVVDRATGAADVIAAEGLEYRYILGLDDLGLE; this is encoded by the coding sequence ATGAACGAATCGAAGAAGCAGCAATTGGCGCAGCTCGTGAAAGAGCTTGCAGTTGTGCACGGAAAAGTCACGCTTTCTTCCGGCAAGGAAGCCGATTATTACGTTGATCTACGTCGCGCCACCTTGCATCATGAGGCGTCGAGGCTCATTGGCGAGCTCTTGCGCGAGCTCACCCACGACCTCAACTACGTGGCCGTCGGTGGTCTGACGCTGGGCGCTGATCCCGTGGCCACCTCGATCATGCATGCTGAGGGCCGCCCGATCGACGCGTTCGTGGTGCGCAAAGAGGCAAAGAAACACGGTATGCAGCGCCGCATTGAGGGCCCAGACATTGTGGGCAAGAAGGTGCTGGTGGTTGAGGACACCACCACCACTGGTAACTCCCCGCTGACGGCTGTTGCGGCTTTGCGCGAGGCCGGTGCGGAAGTGGTGGGCGTTGCCACCGTGGTCGACCGAGCAACCGGTGCCGCCGATGTCATCGCCGCCGAGGGTTTGGAATACCGCTACATCTTGGGGTTGGATGATCTTGGTCTTGAGTGA
- a CDS encoding TrmH family RNA methyltransferase has product MILVLSDQPGPTEWGESRHGVGPWEQERPGQLADDPRYDPELLAEGDRRNVVDAYRYWRREAIVADIDTRRHDLHIAIENFEHDANIGTVVRTANAFAVNTVHIVGRRRWNRRGAMVTDRYQHLQHHANIAELLEWAKQQGLIVVAIDNTPGSVPLETAALPRRCLLLFGQEGPGVSEDASSKAAMTCSIAQFGSTRSINVGVAAGIAMHAWIRQYADLGNAW; this is encoded by the coding sequence ATGATCTTGGTCTTGAGTGATCAACCGGGGCCGACGGAATGGGGCGAATCTCGCCACGGCGTCGGCCCCTGGGAACAGGAGCGCCCCGGCCAGCTTGCCGACGACCCCCGCTACGATCCAGAACTGCTCGCCGAAGGGGATCGCCGTAACGTCGTGGATGCCTACCGCTACTGGCGCCGCGAGGCAATCGTTGCCGACATTGATACCCGCCGCCACGATCTGCACATCGCGATTGAGAACTTCGAGCACGACGCCAATATCGGCACCGTGGTGCGCACAGCGAATGCTTTCGCCGTGAATACCGTGCACATTGTCGGGCGCCGTCGCTGGAATCGGCGAGGCGCGATGGTGACGGATCGCTACCAGCACCTGCAGCATCATGCGAATATCGCCGAGCTGCTTGAGTGGGCAAAACAGCAGGGGCTGATAGTGGTAGCCATCGACAACACCCCCGGCTCAGTGCCCCTGGAAACGGCAGCATTGCCACGCCGCTGCCTGCTGTTATTCGGCCAGGAAGGTCCGGGTGTTTCCGAGGATGCCAGCAGTAAAGCAGCGATGACATGTTCCATTGCGCAGTTTGGTTCCACCCGTTCGATTAACGTGGGCGTAGCGGCAGGTATTGCGATGCATGCATGGATTCGTCAATATGCTGATCTAGGTAACGCTTGGTAA
- a CDS encoding glycoside hydrolase family 76 protein: MWLHRADLAEQAINERHAQSLWLLPKTNLAVVAWPPTTKEKLHYRWHYWWQAHYLDCLVDAASRRATKARKLQIRQTLLGLRIRQLGRLTRNKYYDDKSWLALAMARAKKLERKSKPKYLRALEANIIDGIDSTTGVLPWRVGEHFFNVPTNGPAAIMLARNGDIRQARELVDWMIDNLLAENGLIMDGIRMTMEGPKVVKPTHPYCQGVVIGACVEIAEALREHDYETSVQYLTHARALVHAVAKEMATSAGVIDWATGDGDGGLFKGILVRYLADLAVRIPEDNDANIATKRIARRLVLASAESVWAHRLEVDGLPVFPTDWTEDARLPHNFGVGGSSLSDIVRVVRIDERDLSVQLSGWMLLEAAARVSAHSS, from the coding sequence ATGTGGCTGCATCGCGCAGATCTTGCTGAACAGGCAATTAATGAGCGGCATGCGCAGTCATTGTGGTTGCTGCCAAAGACCAATTTGGCGGTAGTTGCGTGGCCGCCCACCACGAAGGAAAAACTTCACTACCGGTGGCATTACTGGTGGCAGGCTCATTACTTGGATTGCCTTGTCGACGCAGCCTCGCGCCGCGCAACCAAAGCGCGCAAACTTCAAATCCGTCAGACACTCCTGGGGCTTCGTATCCGCCAGCTTGGCAGGCTCACCCGTAATAAGTACTACGACGATAAGTCCTGGCTGGCGCTCGCCATGGCTCGTGCCAAAAAGCTGGAGAGAAAGTCCAAACCGAAGTACCTACGCGCGCTTGAAGCCAACATTATTGACGGCATTGATTCAACCACTGGGGTGCTGCCGTGGCGGGTAGGGGAGCACTTCTTTAACGTTCCAACCAATGGTCCTGCGGCGATCATGCTGGCGCGCAACGGTGATATTCGCCAGGCGCGGGAGCTTGTTGATTGGATGATCGACAATCTCTTGGCGGAAAACGGCCTGATTATGGACGGTATCCGCATGACCATGGAAGGCCCGAAGGTGGTCAAACCCACCCACCCCTATTGTCAGGGAGTGGTCATCGGTGCCTGCGTGGAGATCGCGGAGGCTCTGCGTGAGCACGACTATGAAACTTCCGTCCAGTACCTCACTCACGCTCGTGCTCTGGTGCATGCGGTTGCAAAAGAAATGGCAACGTCCGCGGGAGTGATCGACTGGGCAACTGGCGATGGCGACGGAGGTCTGTTCAAGGGCATCCTCGTTCGCTATCTGGCGGATCTGGCTGTACGGATTCCTGAGGATAATGACGCCAATATCGCCACCAAGCGCATTGCGCGGCGGCTGGTGCTTGCCTCGGCTGAAAGCGTTTGGGCCCACCGGCTAGAGGTCGATGGCCTCCCAGTTTTCCCAACGGACTGGACTGAGGATGCTCGTTTGCCTCATAACTTTGGTGTGGGTGGCTCGTCGCTTTCGGATATTGTCCGAGTTGTCCGCATTGACGAGCGTGATCTCTCCGTGCAGCTCTCCGGCTGGATGCTGCTTGAAGCTGCTGCGCGAGTATCTGCTCACTCCAGTTAA
- the fbaA gene encoding class II fructose-bisphosphate aldolase — MPIATPEVYNEMLDRAKEGGFAFPAINCTSSETINAALKGFAEAESDGIIQFSTGGAEFGSGLAVKNKVKGAVALAAFAHEAAKSYGINVALHTDHCQKEVLDEYVRPLLAISQERVDRGELPLFQSHMWDGSAVPIDENLEIAQELLAKAKAAHIILEAEIGVVGGEEDGVEAKAGANLYTSPEDFEKTIDALGTGENGRYLLAATFGNVHGVYKPGNVKLRPEVLLEGQQVARKKLGLSDDSLPFDFVFHGGSGSEKEKIEESLRYGVIKMNVDTDTQYAFTRPIVGHMFSNYDGVLKIDGEVGNKKVYDPRSFMKKAEQGMSERVIEACQDLHSVGTTLGK; from the coding sequence ATGCCAATCGCAACTCCTGAGGTCTACAACGAGATGCTTGATCGCGCTAAGGAAGGCGGCTTCGCTTTCCCGGCCATCAACTGCACCTCCTCGGAGACCATCAACGCCGCACTCAAGGGCTTCGCTGAGGCTGAGTCTGACGGCATCATTCAGTTCTCCACCGGTGGCGCCGAGTTTGGTTCCGGCCTTGCGGTGAAGAACAAGGTGAAGGGCGCTGTTGCTCTTGCAGCTTTCGCGCACGAGGCAGCGAAGTCCTACGGCATCAACGTGGCTCTGCACACCGACCACTGCCAGAAGGAAGTGCTGGACGAGTACGTTCGTCCGCTGCTCGCCATCTCCCAGGAGCGCGTCGACCGCGGCGAACTGCCCCTGTTCCAGTCCCACATGTGGGACGGTTCCGCAGTGCCGATCGACGAGAACCTGGAAATCGCCCAGGAACTGCTGGCAAAGGCTAAGGCAGCGCACATCATCCTCGAAGCTGAGATCGGCGTCGTCGGCGGCGAAGAGGACGGCGTTGAGGCCAAGGCTGGCGCTAACCTGTACACCTCCCCTGAGGACTTTGAAAAGACCATCGACGCCCTGGGCACCGGCGAGAACGGCCGCTACCTACTGGCCGCTACTTTCGGCAACGTGCACGGTGTGTACAAGCCCGGCAACGTGAAGCTTCGCCCCGAGGTGCTGCTGGAAGGCCAGCAGGTCGCTCGCAAGAAGCTGGGTCTTTCCGATGACTCCCTGCCTTTCGACTTCGTCTTCCACGGCGGCTCCGGCTCCGAGAAGGAGAAGATTGAGGAGTCCCTGCGCTACGGCGTCATCAAGATGAACGTGGACACCGACACCCAGTACGCCTTCACCCGTCCGATCGTTGGTCACATGTTCTCCAACTACGACGGTGTGCTGAAGATCGACGGTGAAGTGGGCAACAAGAAAGTGTATGACCCACGCTCCTTCATGAAGAAGGCTGAACAGGGCATGTCCGAGCGCGTCATTGAGGCTTGCCAGGACCTGCACTCTGTTGGCACCACCCTGGGCAAGTAA